The Lentzea guizhouensis genome contains a region encoding:
- a CDS encoding VOC family protein — MSIAPNTPQLAPLPGGSPCWVERSVDDLRATIEFYTGLFGWHYADDDGYTVAMVDGIPVAGLPQGEPEPWRLYLVTPHARATAEKAFHLGGSVLRNPEDAADHTQSTVISDPTGAIVGFRHVPPDWRFGMGGHGAYAWAELNTRDGAAADEFFGELCHYDIMQIGDGQRLDYASWSIEGTEVIGRQKMGREFPYGERSHWMVYFNAAPEIGTDSVAYRVLELGGRVTVEPYDTPYGRITVVEDHAGMAFSVIDPSRVIEAEPRTAVDDPFDD, encoded by the coding sequence GTGTCGATCGCTCCCAACACGCCCCAGCTCGCACCGTTACCCGGCGGCAGCCCGTGCTGGGTCGAACGCTCCGTCGACGACCTCAGAGCGACGATCGAGTTCTACACCGGACTCTTCGGCTGGCACTACGCCGACGACGACGGCTACACGGTGGCCATGGTCGACGGCATCCCCGTGGCCGGGCTGCCCCAGGGTGAACCGGAGCCGTGGCGGTTGTACCTGGTCACGCCCCATGCGCGCGCGACCGCGGAGAAAGCTTTCCACCTCGGCGGCTCGGTGTTGCGCAACCCGGAGGACGCCGCCGACCACACGCAGAGCACGGTCATCAGCGACCCGACCGGCGCCATCGTCGGGTTCCGGCACGTGCCACCGGACTGGCGGTTCGGCATGGGCGGGCACGGCGCGTACGCGTGGGCCGAGCTCAACACCCGTGACGGCGCGGCGGCCGACGAGTTCTTCGGCGAGCTGTGCCACTACGACATCATGCAGATCGGCGACGGACAGCGGCTGGACTACGCGTCGTGGTCCATCGAGGGCACCGAGGTCATCGGCCGGCAGAAGATGGGACGCGAGTTCCCCTACGGCGAGCGTTCGCATTGGATGGTGTACTTCAACGCCGCACCGGAGATCGGCACCGACTCCGTGGCGTACCGGGTGCTGGAGCTCGGCGGACGGGTCACCGTGGAGCCCTATGACACGCCATATGGCCGTATCACCGTCGTCGAGGACCACGCGGGAATGGCCTTCTCCGTCATCGACCCGTCCCGCGTGATCGAGGCCGAGCCGCGCACCGCGGTGGACGACCCGTTCGACGACTAG
- the frr gene encoding ribosome recycling factor produces MIDETLLDAEEKMEKAVSVAKENLSSVRTGRATPSMFNRINIDYYGSMTPLNQMASITVPEARMAVVKPYDASQLNAIEKAIRDSDLGVNPSNDGTIIRIVIPQLSEERRRDMVKVAKQKGEDARVSVRGVRRKAKEEIDRLVKDGEVGEDDGARGEKELDALTHKYTAQVDELVKHKETELLEV; encoded by the coding sequence GTGATCGACGAGACCCTCCTCGACGCCGAGGAGAAGATGGAAAAGGCGGTTTCGGTCGCGAAGGAGAACCTCTCCTCCGTCCGAACCGGTCGTGCGACTCCCTCGATGTTCAACCGCATCAACATCGACTACTACGGCTCGATGACACCGCTGAACCAGATGGCCAGCATCACGGTCCCCGAGGCGCGCATGGCGGTCGTCAAGCCGTACGACGCGAGCCAGCTGAACGCCATCGAGAAGGCCATCCGGGACTCCGACCTGGGCGTCAACCCGAGCAACGACGGCACCATCATCCGCATCGTCATCCCGCAGCTCTCCGAGGAGCGCCGCCGGGACATGGTGAAGGTCGCCAAGCAGAAGGGCGAGGACGCGCGCGTCTCCGTTCGCGGTGTCCGCCGCAAGGCGAAGGAAGAGATCGACCGGCTCGTCAAGGACGGCGAGGTCGGCGAGGACGACGGCGCGCGTGGTGAGAAGGAGCTCGACGCTCTGACCCACAAGTACACCGCGCAGGTCGACGAGCTCGTGAAGCACAAGGAAACCGAGCTCCTCGAAGTCTGA
- a CDS encoding phosphatidate cytidylyltransferase, which translates to MGAQVAGSPAEVPASKPSRAGRDLRSAILVGAGLGAVIIVSLLTVRQTFIGIVAAAAAVSTWELATAFKKGGINVALWPALIGGQAIIWLSWPLGRDGMMTTLVVTVLVCMFWRFRGGSDGYLRDLSASVFTVVYVPLFAAFAAMLVVPEDGAGRAFAFILGVVLSDVGGYAAGVFLGKHPMAPTISPKKSWEGFAGSLVAGVVGGAITVTTLLDGQWWHGALFGAAIVVTATAGDLVESLIKRDLGIKDMGTLLPGHGGIMDRMDSLLPSAVASWLLLHLFVP; encoded by the coding sequence ATGGGAGCACAGGTGGCAGGCAGTCCCGCGGAGGTGCCCGCGTCGAAGCCGTCGCGGGCAGGACGCGACCTGCGTTCGGCGATCCTGGTCGGCGCCGGCCTCGGCGCCGTCATCATCGTCTCGCTGCTCACCGTGCGGCAGACCTTCATCGGCATCGTCGCGGCTGCCGCGGCGGTGTCGACGTGGGAGCTCGCCACCGCGTTCAAGAAGGGCGGCATCAACGTCGCCCTGTGGCCCGCGCTCATCGGTGGCCAGGCGATCATCTGGCTCTCCTGGCCGCTGGGCAGGGACGGCATGATGACCACGCTGGTGGTCACCGTGCTGGTCTGCATGTTCTGGCGGTTCCGCGGCGGTTCCGACGGCTACCTGCGTGATCTCAGCGCATCGGTGTTCACCGTCGTCTACGTGCCGTTGTTCGCGGCGTTCGCGGCCATGCTCGTCGTGCCGGAGGACGGCGCGGGCCGTGCGTTCGCGTTCATCCTCGGCGTCGTGCTGTCCGACGTGGGCGGCTACGCGGCCGGTGTCTTCCTGGGCAAGCACCCGATGGCGCCGACGATCAGCCCGAAGAAGTCCTGGGAGGGCTTCGCCGGTTCGCTGGTCGCCGGCGTGGTCGGCGGCGCGATCACGGTCACCACGCTGCTCGACGGCCAGTGGTGGCACGGCGCGCTGTTCGGTGCCGCGATCGTGGTCACGGCCACCGCGGGCGACCTGGTCGAGTCGCTGATCAAGCGCGACCTGGGCATCAAGGACATGGGCACGCTGCTGCCCGGTCACGGCGGCATCATGGACCGGATGGACTCGCTGCTGCCGTCCGCCGTCGCTTCTTGGCTGCTGCTGCACCTCTTCGTGCCGTGA
- the pyrH gene encoding UMP kinase produces MLKLGGEMFGGGGVGVDPDVVQTVARQIAAVVRSGVQVAVVIGGGNFFRGAELQQRGMDRSRADYMGMLGTVMNCLALQDFLEREHGIDTRVQTSIQMTQVAESYIPRRAMRHLDKGRVVIFGGGAGLPYFSTDTTAAQRALEIGCEIVLMAKAVDGVYTADPKIDPDALMFDYITHREVLERGLNVADATAFSLCMDNNMPILVFNLLTEGNIARAVRGEKIGTLVNTPGGRPAF; encoded by the coding sequence ATGCTCAAGCTCGGTGGTGAGATGTTCGGTGGTGGTGGTGTCGGGGTGGATCCCGACGTCGTCCAGACAGTCGCCAGGCAGATCGCCGCGGTCGTCCGGTCCGGCGTGCAGGTCGCCGTCGTGATCGGTGGTGGCAACTTCTTCCGTGGCGCCGAGCTGCAGCAGCGCGGCATGGACCGCTCGCGCGCCGACTACATGGGCATGCTGGGCACGGTCATGAACTGCCTGGCGCTGCAGGACTTCCTCGAACGCGAGCACGGCATCGACACCCGCGTGCAGACCTCCATCCAGATGACGCAGGTCGCCGAGTCCTACATCCCCCGCCGCGCGATGCGCCACCTCGACAAGGGCCGCGTCGTGATCTTCGGTGGCGGCGCGGGTCTGCCGTACTTCTCCACCGACACCACCGCCGCGCAGCGCGCGCTGGAGATCGGCTGCGAGATCGTCCTGATGGCCAAGGCCGTCGACGGCGTCTACACGGCCGACCCCAAGATCGACCCGGACGCGCTGATGTTCGACTACATCACCCACCGCGAGGTGCTGGAGCGCGGCCTCAACGTCGCCGACGCCACGGCCTTCAGCCTCTGCATGGACAACAACATGCCGATCCTCGTCTTCAACCTCCTCACCGAGGGGAACATCGCGCGCGCGGTCCGTGGTGAGAAGATCGGCACCCTGGTCAACACCCCCGGTGGCCGCCCGGCCTTCTAG
- a CDS encoding IS630 family transposase, with product MVVAAAGKACRAHRGHPEPGPLDHRPGVEKTQLRPHLRKCWNIPPRANAEFAARMEDVLAVYARPYDPARPVVCMDEKPFQFLGEVRDPLPARPGRDARQDSEYVRRGTCSIFVFTDPLRGWRRVHALAQRTKLDWAGQVKQLLTVDYPDAGTVALVMDNLNTHTIASLYDAFPPAEAFALAQRLEIHHTPKHGSWLNIAEIELSALSRQCLDRRISDLDTLNTELAAWQHATNTNQRGVDWQFTTHDARTRLRHLYPKG from the coding sequence GTGGTCGTTGCGGCTGCTGGAAAAGCATGTCGAGCTCACCGAGGACATCCCGAACCTGGACCACTCGACCATCGGCCGGGTGTTGAAAAAACGCAACTGCGTCCTCATCTGAGGAAGTGCTGGAACATCCCGCCACGCGCCAACGCCGAGTTCGCCGCCCGCATGGAAGACGTCCTCGCCGTCTACGCCCGCCCGTACGATCCCGCCCGCCCGGTCGTGTGCATGGACGAGAAACCCTTCCAGTTCCTCGGCGAGGTCCGCGACCCGCTGCCGGCCCGGCCGGGCCGCGATGCCCGCCAGGACAGCGAATACGTCCGGCGCGGCACCTGCTCGATCTTCGTGTTCACCGACCCCCTGCGCGGCTGGCGGCGTGTCCACGCCCTGGCCCAGCGGACCAAACTCGACTGGGCCGGGCAGGTCAAACAACTCCTGACCGTCGACTACCCCGACGCCGGGACCGTGGCGCTGGTCATGGACAACCTCAACACCCACACCATCGCCTCGCTCTACGACGCCTTCCCGCCCGCCGAGGCCTTCGCCCTGGCCCAGCGCCTGGAAATCCACCACACCCCCAAACACGGATCCTGGCTCAACATCGCCGAGATCGAACTCTCCGCACTCAGCCGCCAGTGCCTCGACCGCCGCATCAGCGACCTCGACACCCTCAACACCGAACTCGCCGCCTGGCAACACGCCACCAACACCAACCAGCGCGGCGTCGACTGGCAGTTCACCACTCACGACGCCCGCACCCGACTCCGCCACCTCTACCCCAAAGGTTAG
- the tsf gene encoding translation elongation factor Ts, giving the protein MANYTTADVKKLRELTAAGMMDCKKALDEADGDFDKAVEILRIKGAKDVGKRAERTTSNGLVAVKDGAMVELRCETDFVAKNADFIALADEIVGIAKANKVADVAALKAVEVDGKTVDALVQEFSAKIGEKLELAKAVDFDGTVSVYLHKRAADLPPAVGVLVEYTGDNAEAAKGAAMQIAAMRPKFVTRDEVPEELVANERRIAEETAREEGKPEGALPKIVEGRVNGFFKDVVLLEQASVTDSKKTVKALLDEAGVTVTRFARFEVGQS; this is encoded by the coding sequence ATGGCGAACTACACCACCGCGGACGTCAAGAAGCTCCGCGAGCTGACCGCCGCCGGCATGATGGACTGCAAGAAGGCCCTGGACGAGGCTGACGGCGACTTCGACAAGGCCGTCGAGATCCTGCGCATCAAGGGCGCGAAGGACGTCGGCAAGCGCGCTGAGCGCACCACGTCCAACGGCCTCGTCGCCGTCAAGGACGGCGCGATGGTCGAGCTGCGCTGCGAGACCGACTTCGTCGCCAAGAACGCCGACTTCATCGCGCTGGCCGACGAGATCGTCGGGATCGCCAAGGCCAACAAGGTCGCCGACGTCGCCGCCCTCAAGGCGGTCGAGGTCGACGGCAAGACCGTGGACGCGCTGGTCCAGGAGTTCTCCGCCAAGATCGGCGAGAAGCTGGAGCTCGCGAAGGCCGTCGACTTCGACGGCACCGTCTCGGTCTACCTGCACAAGCGTGCCGCCGACCTGCCGCCCGCCGTCGGCGTGCTGGTCGAGTACACCGGTGACAACGCCGAGGCCGCCAAGGGTGCCGCGATGCAGATCGCCGCGATGCGCCCGAAGTTCGTCACCCGTGACGAGGTCCCGGAGGAGCTCGTCGCCAACGAGCGCCGCATCGCCGAGGAGACCGCTCGCGAGGAGGGCAAGCCCGAAGGCGCGCTGCCCAAGATCGTCGAGGGTCGCGTCAACGGCTTCTTCAAGGACGTCGTGCTCCTGGAGCAGGCTTCCGTGACGGACAGCAAGAAGACGGTCAAGGCCCTGCTGGACGAGGCCGGCGTGACGGTCACCCGTTTCGCTCGGTTCGAGGTCGGCCAGAGCTGA
- a CDS encoding helix-turn-helix domain-containing protein: protein MASQLKRPVTLSARDREELIRLTTTGVRAASAIRRARVLLALDTSVGEPDPKEVIATRLGVSGEMLRLVARRFAETGGDVLATIGRKKRALPPVPSPVTGEVEARLIALACSQPPAGHARWSLRLLEKHVELTEDIPNLDHSTIGRVLKKRNCVLI, encoded by the coding sequence ATGGCCTCCCAGTTGAAGCGGCCGGTGACGTTGTCGGCACGGGATCGTGAAGAGCTGATCCGGCTGACCACCACGGGTGTGCGTGCGGCGTCGGCGATCAGGCGGGCGCGGGTGCTGCTCGCGCTGGACACCTCGGTGGGCGAACCCGATCCGAAGGAAGTGATCGCGACCCGGCTCGGGGTCTCGGGTGAGATGCTGCGGCTGGTCGCCAGGCGGTTCGCCGAGACCGGCGGTGATGTTCTTGCCACGATCGGACGTAAGAAGCGTGCTCTTCCGCCGGTGCCGTCGCCGGTGACCGGGGAGGTGGAGGCCCGGCTGATCGCGCTGGCGTGCTCGCAGCCGCCGGCCGGGCATGCCCGGTGGTCGTTGCGGCTGCTGGAAAAGCATGTCGAGCTCACCGAGGACATCCCGAACCTGGACCACTCGACCATCGGCCGGGTGTTGAAAAAACGCAACTGCGTCCTCATCTGA
- a CDS encoding class I SAM-dependent methyltransferase — translation MRGFVRAALAAVRPVDVVPSPNIWHWPDVYEVENRAQDVHGAMWAALREECPFGSVDVVDVGCGDGFHLPIFASSARSVVGVEPHPPLVVRARNRVASLPNVRVVSGPAQRLPLDDASADLVHARTAYFFGPGCEPGLREADRVLRPGGAIAIVDLDGSAAPYGPWLCADEPRYDPLAVEKFFADNGFSLRRVVAEWRFESRADLESVLRIEFSAGVAERAIASVEGLSFPVGYRLHVRRKPTGLIV, via the coding sequence GTGAGGGGATTCGTGCGGGCGGCGCTGGCAGCGGTGCGTCCGGTCGACGTGGTTCCGAGCCCGAACATCTGGCACTGGCCGGACGTGTACGAGGTCGAGAACCGCGCGCAGGACGTGCATGGGGCGATGTGGGCGGCGTTGCGGGAAGAATGTCCGTTTGGTTCGGTTGACGTCGTGGACGTCGGCTGCGGCGACGGCTTCCACCTGCCGATCTTCGCTTCGTCCGCGCGCTCGGTCGTCGGTGTCGAACCTCACCCGCCGCTCGTGGTGCGCGCCCGCAACCGGGTGGCGTCGTTGCCGAACGTCCGGGTCGTTTCCGGGCCGGCGCAACGGTTGCCGCTCGACGACGCGTCCGCTGACCTGGTGCACGCGCGGACGGCGTACTTCTTCGGGCCCGGATGCGAACCGGGGCTGCGGGAGGCTGATCGCGTGCTGCGGCCGGGTGGCGCGATCGCGATCGTGGACCTGGATGGTTCGGCGGCGCCGTACGGGCCCTGGTTGTGTGCGGATGAACCGCGTTATGACCCGCTCGCTGTCGAGAAGTTCTTCGCGGACAACGGGTTCTCGTTGCGGCGGGTGGTGGCGGAGTGGCGGTTCGAGTCGCGTGCGGACCTGGAGTCCGTGCTGCGCATCGAGTTCTCCGCCGGGGTGGCCGAGCGGGCGATCGCGTCCGTCGAGGGGCTGAGCTTCCCGGTCGGCTACCGGCTGCACGTGCGCCGCAAGCCGACCGGCTTGATCGTGTGA